Genomic segment of Prionailurus viverrinus isolate Anna chromosome B4, UM_Priviv_1.0, whole genome shotgun sequence:
CTGAGTGATGGAATTCATGGTCGAGTTAGTAAACTCTACAGGCCTCAGCCCATCGCTGTACTTGATTCTCTAGAATTTCATTTTTGGCCAGTGCGGTGGCATAGGAAACCATGATGGTTGAGGAGCCCCTCAGGAGAGCCCCACAGGTGGTGTGGTGGGCAGAGGACACGCATCCAGGATGAGCACTTACTTACTCCATTGATGTCAGATTGGTTCTTCCTTGACAGGCGGCCCAGTGTTCTCACCCTGGCAGCAGCTGGTGGCGACATTCCAGAGTGAGGCCACTGGGCATCTGGCAGGTTGTGTACTCATGCTAGTCCAGGGGGCCCCAGCACTGACCCCTGCCACCATAGTCACCTCCACAGAGGGGCCTCCTTGTTGCCAGGAGCATGTGCCTGGAAACAGACACGGTCATGTCCTCCTTTCCTGCTTAGTTTATCTCATTGAGCATGATTTTCATCTCCAAGCACTCTGCTTGATTTATTAAAGGtgccctgggttttttttttttttggagggagagaggtgtgagtttttttgttttattattttagagacagcatgagcgggggtggggggcgtgcaggggcaaagtgggagagagagagagagagagagagaatgagaatcgtgagcaggctccatgctcagtgcagagccatcTTGGGGCTCTATCCcaatggccctgggatcatgacctgagctgaaatcaagagtggatgctcgACCGCGAGCCACCCGGGTATCCTGCCCTCTTAGTTTTTATATTAggtttgtttatctttttctttatggatttttaaaaaaatttcatatgTAGTATTTCAGGTTTCTAGAAATAACTGTCAGTGTGTGAAGTCCTTTGGGCCCAGATCTGTGATGGCTGTTTTTGCTGACCCTCACTCTTGGTGATTTGCTTCCTTGTGTGCTTGGTGATCTTTAATTACAGATTCATTTTCATCTGTCTCCATCCCTGGGAAACCTGGGGACCCGTGCCGGGCTCCCCCTCCGTCCACAGGGATTGTGGCTTCTGCTCTGCTGCAGGGAGGGGCCCTGCTGACGGGGCAGCTCCACCACCCGTGTGCCTGCCGGCCTCCTGTCACAAACCAGAGCCGGCTCCGGTCACCTGGCCTCCGTGAAGCCCGCGCCGCCTGGCAGCCCTCATTCAGTTTGCACCCCTTTTCAACTCAGggctttccttcctgttttttttgtttgtttcctcccGTGCTCCCTTAGAAATTCCCTTTCTGCCCTGCCTGTCCAGGAACAGCTTTGTGCAGGCGTTAGTTTTGGCTGGAGGGTCCCAGGATGCATAGTTCCCTATTCTGGAAGGGGAAGTCTTGGAATGACCTCTTTACGGAGGTGTTTTTGCGGCAGGTACCCCTCGCTGCATTGGTCATTGTTTGCTTTCTCGTCTTCTTCAGAGACATGGCCTGTGTGGCACACTGTTTCCCCAGAGCCCAGATCTCTAGGGTGCAGCCAGTGAGAAGCTCAGTAAGTGTGCTGGTGTGGGTGTGTCCACCGACCAGGTCCTCCCGTGTGGACAGTGTAACGACACCAAACAACACTGTGATTTAATCCTCTTGATTATTTTTGCAGGGATTTAAAATGCCCAAGTGTAGCTCAAATCTGTAAAGGGTTTCATGATGTGTTGCTAGATACAGAGAGAAGATTGTCCCAACGAATCCAATGTAAAGTATGGAAATTaaattgtttgtttcctttttagatTCACGAAGAAGAAGTAACTCTTAAACTTAACCCAGAATTTGAACAAGCATATAACTTTGAACCCATGGATGTGGAATTTACATATAACCGGTGAGGCTTTCGGTGTCTCTTCCTGCAAGTGCGTTTTCACTGTTGATGGCGGCAGCCTCTTCCGTCCGTCTCTCCACCCGGAGgtgccggggtgggggaggcagcgTGGGGTGTTCGTGTTTCTAGGTCACGACTCCAaagttgcaaacattttctcttcattcatttctgGACTCTAAGTACGCGGAGACCTTGTCATTTACCACGTTGCGAGCGTGGAGCAGTGGCCCTGCCAACCTGCCGTCCCCTCCCTTTCAtccactgcacccccccccccccccactaactgggattttgtatttgtttctcccttgctttaaaaaagaaaaaacagtttgtgcatctttatacacacacactcatacacccACACACgggaaaaatgtatttaaaaaaaaatttttttaacgtgtattcattttttgagagagagaaagtgtgcgcaagcaggggagggccagagagcaagggagacacagaatccgaagcaggctccaggctctgagctgtcagcacagagccccacgcggggctcgaacccacaaaccatgagatcatgacctgagctgaagtcggacactcaaccgactgagccacccaggtgccccaagtattttgggggtttgttttgAGCTTGTGGTCCCTAGTGTCTAGGAGGATTTCACTGGCATGTTACCAGGATTCTCCATGTTGTGTGTCACTGTTCAGTGTCACCTActgcttcctcccccccccccccccccccgggtgagTCCACTACTCTACTTGTTGTGTGGACGGACATCGGCCCTGTCTCTGCTCTGAAGGTTTTCTGTGGGCACTTTCTCCCTCCTTGTGCACAGACACTCATGTTTTCTGGGCTGTACACTTAGAAGTGAGACTGTGGTTTGGGGGATGTACATTTCAGCTTTTACCTGTGGTGACATCAGAGATCCCCAGAACCGGCATCTGTAAGAACCTCTTGATCCATGCCAGCCCAAACCTGGTTTCGTTAGCCTTCTAAATTTGTGCCAGCTTGCTAGGTATATAATGTCTCCTTATGGTCTGGAGGTGCATTTCTCTGACTGCATATAAAGTTCAGAATTTCCATGTTTCTTGGCCACAAgatttcttcctctctgaaaTACTGGCTCATATCTTTTCCTTCTGAGTAATTTGGTTTTTGATATTTGTAGGAGTCCTTTCCGTGTCCTTTGTGCTGTGCTGTTCCTGGGTAGGCATGCTACAGAGAACTTCTCTAGATCTGTTGCTTGTTGTTTCATTGCATCTTTTAAGTATGAGAAGGTGCTAATTTTAAGATagatcagagatttttttttatattagttttatttaaGGAACATTTGAGTGTTGGGACTGCCACCAGCTCGAAGTGTGTTGGGCGTGAATGGGTTGAGGGTCAGCAGGGAGAGGCCGTTACTGGCTGTGGAAGCAGAGCAGGTGGAGTGGGAGCTAGGTGAGGTCCAGGAAGGGGGCGGTTCTTGAAATGAGAGAAACCAGCTCAGTAGAGCCCCTGCAATGGCAGGGGTTCCAGGGGTGAGGAAGCATGTGTGGGAAGAGGTGGACCTGGCCAGGTGGGACAGGGGTCCTTGGCAGGACGAAAGAGCCAATTTGTCCGTGGACGTTTCTGACCGAGTGTCCCCCTGGACCGTGCAGTGGGCCCactgaaagggaggaggaggcggggagggagaaGAGCGCTAGCACGGGCAGGAGGCGGTGCACGAGTTGGCCTGTGGAAGGACGCGGGACAGAGGGCAGGTGTGACAGGCCGTGGGGCTGAGCCTGAGAGAAGGTGTCCAAGAACAGCCAGAGGGTCTGCGGGCCTGGTACTGGCAGCAAGGGGCTGCTGAAAGGCAGCCATCTCGAACGGACGGACAGACGCACGGACAGACACGGGCCCAGGTCTTGAGCAGGCTGGTGGGCGGCCAGGCGGAGGGTGGAAGAAACAAGAGACCGGGTGGGAGCGGCGGGCACCTCAGCACGAGCCCGGCTGCCACCTCTGACAGCCTGGAGCTGTCTGCCTCTGGAGCCTCTGCCTGTCCCGGTTAGGGTTTAGGTTGCTTGCTTGTGTTAAGTTACGGAAAACCAGGATTCTCACTTCCAAAAAAATGTATGTTCCCCACTTGTTAAGAAAGACGGGAAGATGGGCAGCACCACTGCTCCGCGGGTTGAACAGAGCTGAGGGCGGGGCCTCTGAACAGGGCAGGTGGGCCGCACGTCTCTGTGAGTGCTTACTTCCCATAGGAAGTTTCCTGTTTGAAAAGAAGTGGGCCTACGGAGATACAACGTACGTGTGGTCACCTGTGCCTGATGAAACGTACGGTTTGAGGATTTGGACGTGTGTACATCCCGTGAAAGAGCACATCCACCACCGCAGACACTTCCtgtgccccttcctccttccttctccgcCCACCGTTCCCGGGCCACGGGCAGCACTTTCTGTCGCTAGTTTGTTTGCACTTTGTAcagttttacataaatggaaacgTTCAGGACCTACTGTTTTTTGCCTGGcatctttctttcccttaccaGAATTATTTGGAGATTTGACCGTACTGTTACATGACTTTGTTGCCTTTTTGAAAATGGTAGTTGTCAGGTGTATAACAGTGATTCTGATTTGGCTCCTTTTGAGGCCTGAGTAGTGTGTGTCGTTAGAGGAATCTGCCACAGCTCACCTGTCCAGTCACCTGTGGGTGGACATTGGGTTTTTCCATACGTCGGTCATTCCAAAGAGAGCTGCTGTGAACGTCTGTGTACAGGTGTTCGGATGGACACAGGTCCCTTTCTCTTGGGTGGGGCGGTGTCATGGCTGGGTCCTGTGGTGCGGGGGCACTCAGCTTCTTAAAGAAGTGCCAAACAGTTTTCTAAAGCAGCTACACCATTTGCATTTCCAGCAGCTCGTGTGAGGGTCCCGTCGCCCCACCTGCTCACAAGCCTTGGGCCGGTCAGTCTGTTCATTTCGGTCCTTCTGTTAGTTGGGAGGTGGTGTCTCTCTGTGGCCCGGGTGCACGTTTCCCTCCTGAGTAAAGCTGAGCACCTCTCCATGTGCTTACTTCCATTCATACGTGCTCTCGTGCTGCCGAGTCTTGAGCCCAGGCAGTAGACGCCCTCCTCTTGGTCCTCCTCCTCTTGTCTGCCAGGCTGTGggggctctttggggtctttggtGCTCCCGTGTGCCTTTTAGATTCAGCTTGCCGGTGTCTGCACAACACCTGTTGAGATTCTGATTGGGATCACGTTGAATTTTTAGGTCCGTTCACAGGAGAATTGACACCTTCGTATCGAGACTTCCAGCCCTTGAAAAGGGTCCCTCTCTCCACCTAGTCAGGCTGTGTTTCATTTCTCTGACCAGTGTCTGCACTGCTCACTGGGAGTGTTTTGCTTATCTTCTGTCAGATTTTTCCAGCCCTCAAAAAAATGTAATGCTGTGGTAAACAGTAAGTAATTTTAACCTCAAATTGCTTCTAGCTACTATTCACGAatgcagtttatttttgtatgttaatttagTATCCCGAGAGCTTGTTAAATGGTTCTAGTAGCTTTTACAGATTAtgtgggattttctacatagaccaTCTTTTTGTTCAAGTAAAGAGCTTTACTGCTTCCTCTCCTATCTGAATGCATTGTTTTTCCTTGCCTGACTGCACTGGCTAGAATAGCATTTCACGGAGGTGGCCTTGTTCCCGACCTGAGGGTGTAGCATTCATTCAGTCTTGAACGTCAGGCACCACGTGAGCTGGATGTAAGCCCTTTGTATTCAGCCCTCCATCAGGTTGAGGAGATGGCCTCAAGTTTTCTGCGAGCATTCAGTCATGACTGGGTATGGGGTTTTGtcagatgctctctctctatccagGTGGTcatgtggttttccttttttttttttttttttgtctattaagATCATTATACTGTAGTGGTTTTCTAATGTAAAATCAACTTTGCATTTTTGGAATAAGCCTCACTTGGCCCTAATGTAATTTCCTTTAATACGTTTGATATGATGTGCcagaattttattaatttttgcatctgtgctTATGTGGTGTGTTGGTCTGTGGTTTcttgaaattatcttttttctgattttggtattaggataatgTTGGCCTCACAATAAGTTAAAAATCATCACTTTCTCCTCCGTTCTGGGGCTAGTTTGTGTAGAGTATGTAGAATTGGTATTCTTCCTTAAACGTTCAGTGCAATTTGCCAGTAAAGCCTTCTCGGTTTGGAGCTTTCTTTGCAGGAAACTTCCTGACTAcaaatttgatttctttgatAAATCAGTAACTATTTAGGTTACCAATTGTGTGTTGAGTGAGCTTTGGCAGTATGTGtcttataaaaaaagaatttgtgcatttcatcCAAGTAATGCATTTGCGTGAAATATCCTAGTATTTCCTTAGTAGTAGTACTTTCCGAATCTGTACTGATGATGTCCCCCTCTCTCGTGCCTGACAGTGGGAATACCTACCTTCTTAGGTCTGGCTACAGGCCTCTCAGTTCAGCCTTATGAGGGAAGAGGGaatcaacttttgatttcattcatattttgcaGGCTCTTTCTCCTTGTTATTTCATTGACTTCtgctttggtctttatttatttatttggggttcCATCTGCTCccctttttctagtttctggtgGTGGAAGTTGAGGTCATTGacttgagacctttcttcctttgtgattttggaGTTTGGTGCTGGGTGAGTGCTGAGTGCTGTCCTGTGGAAGGTCGGAGCACAAGTCACCCAGCCAGGGTCCAGTTCCGTTCCCAGGTGTTTGCTGTTAGGAATAGTGAGGCAGGAAATCGTCTTCCACGTCTGCACAGTGATGTGGATGTAGGGAGAATTGGCATCTTGGCAGCGTGGAGTCTCTTTTTCAACCATAGGTTGCACTTCGCGAAGCTttctgtgttttttccttttgttctttgtccTCCTTTGGAATTCTTGTCTAGCGTTTTCCTCATGGTTTTCCACCTCTAACTTGTTTCATGTTTTAGTGCAAATAAATACCTCTGGGATTTTACCGCTTAGTATCTTGCTGTTTTTCAGATCAGTCAGGTTGGGAGATGATTCATCGGTCTCCACTTTAAGCTATTACGCTCATCGCCTTTTTGGCATTTCTCGAGATCATTATTGCTTACCTTCGGCGTGCTCCTGAGATGAAGTATTTCCACTGGATAACTTCGGATCAGACCTTTCTTGTATGTGTAGGATGAAAAACCTGTTACTTTTATCTTGGTGAATTCCTCCTGTAGTGTGCTTCTGGGATCTGTTGAGAAACCGTTTATTCCCGTTTGGCGTGCTCTTTAGAAGGAAGGCCGTGATCCTGCAGGGTGACCAGCTTGTCTAGTTTGCCTGGCGCTACCTTTGTGACATGTCCCGGTCTTCTGTGCCCTTTGAAAGGTGTCGGAagctcctctcctgcttctcGGGCAGAGGCGGAATGGCCCCAGCTCGCCAGGCACGGAGCTTGCAAAGCCTCCCCCGGGAAGGCCTGGCCGTTCCTCCGTTTCTTCCCCTTGAATTGATCCACTTGAGTGTCTTGGAGCCCAGGTAACTGTGTGTGAAGAGTCCTTGCGGGGACAGAGCGGGGCTGCCAGGAGCCTCGTGCCCGGGCTGTGCTTGTGCATTCGGTTTTGCCAGCCTCACACCCCCACCCGCTCACCCACCCCCTACCCACGACTCACTGGAGGGCGACCGTGAAGTGTCTGCTCTACACCTCATGATTCAGGTGAGAAACAATCACCTGGTCCTTGGGCTCACAAGTCTGAATTTTCCAGAAACCTGTATGCGGCCCGATTTCTGAGCTGGTGTGGAACAGCTCTTGTGCCTTTGCTTCTTTGAAGGCCAGATGTTCTTTCTGGAACAGACGTCCATCTTCAACTGTGCCTTGGAGCTTTGGTCATCCCATTTCATTGAAGATGAGGTTTTATTTTACgtttttaattctgtttgttGTGTTAAGAAACAAGACAGGCCCACAACGGAGTGGCTTATGCTGAGTGCCACGTCACCAAACAGGGAGGCGATTACAGGTTTGGCTCCCCCCGAAACGGAATCTTAGGCTGGTTGGTCGGGAACTGCCTGGTCAGGACTGGTCAGGACTGGTGAGGCTCCGCCTGCCggacccctgcccgccccccgcggaaagtgagctggggagaggcggCCCCCTGTTTTTCCCCCGGATAACTGCCTTCTGGCTGCGGGAGTCCTTCGCGTCGGACAGCTCCTCGGAGCCCCTCTGTCCGCTGCCTGGGATGCTGCCTGGTTCGGATCAGTTTTTACTCAGAGTCTTAAAATTGTTAATAAGCCTCAGTTTATGTTTTAACTTTGAGTTGTGAATTTCAGAGGTTTAAATctttacaataaaaattactttgttgTTGAGGTAGTGGTATTAATATTTTaggctgtttttctgttttttccccctacttgttctctttatatatttaaaagagaaatactcCCAGAAAGGAAGGAGTCCCTGCTGTCCCCATACATGGGATGTCTCTGTTTAAAGTTCTTCTGTAAACCTGCTAATGTTGTCATGTTGTGTATAGACAGACACCCACTGAAAAGTGAGCCCCTGCGCTCCAGACTCCCTGGCGGGGCCTCTGAGAACCTCGGGGGCTCTGACTCTAAGACGGCCCCTCTATAAGTATTCGTACAGGTTAGATTTCCACGACCAGTACTAGACTAGTGTTTCTAAACTGGAGGTGAATTATCTGATATTCTCTCTCTGGCAGGACCACGAGCAGACGGTGTCACTTTGCGCTTGAACACGTCATCCACTTAGGTGTTAAAGGTATTATTTTTGTGGAATGATAGTTCACTTCTTCCCAGAGTATTTTTACAAGTTCCGTGTAAAATTTTGTGTAAAACACAGTCTCTTCGGTCGTATAAGTAAAATTATGTGATATCCAACGTTTTTCTTTGCCACTGGCAAGTTTCAGTGTCTCTTTACTATTTAATCTGTGTGGAAATTACTGAAACTGAAGCCATTGCCCTGTGCTTGTCCCTTCGTAACATAATTAACTTTTGTGCCTCCAAATGGGCACATGGCTCCGTTGTGAGCAGTACCCAGAACTGCTGTTCTGCTGTAGCCGAGAAACCAAGTACGGGACCCAGACGGGAAAAGCCTAGGTTGCTGCCGTTCATTCATCGTTTTCAAGCTTTCGGTAACACCTACCTTCTTATCTCGTTTTAAAAGTGTTGTTTCCAGAAGAAATCATTTTACAGTCTCCCCAAGTGACGGTAAACTGGAACGACCTACAAGACACCAAACGTGATGGCCAGCCCACCAGCAAGGTATTGCTTCGGTGACTTTGAAATATTTCGTAGATGGTACGTTAGTTCTCAATGGCCTGGAATTTTAGAGGGGTGTCGTTCAAATATAGCCCAAGATCACAGCTCAAATAAAACTAGGATATTCGGGGGcggctggggtggctcagttggtctgactcttgattttgactcaggtcatgaacttgtggtttgtgggatcgagccccgtgttgggctctgtgatgacagcacggagcctacttgggattctctgtctccctctctctcccactcccccactcacatgcatgtgcGCGCATTTGTTCTGTCTCACgataaataagtaaaacctaAGATATTCATACAACAGATTTAGCGTTAAGTTTATATACAGTTACACGGTGCAGTAAGTGGAGAAAACCAAGGTGTAGATCTGTTTATATGAGcttatcatttaattttaaaagtatatgctTTTCTTGTACACTCAGGCACAGGCAcatttatatgattatatatgcatagaaaatgTCTGGAAGAACATGTGTCCACCAAATGATTAACATTTgtaatctttgtttttttgtgggttttcaagtttatttattatgagagcaAGAGGGAGCATATGCACatgcgtgcaggggaggggtgggggggggcagagatagagagggagaatcccaacgtggggctcaaactcacaaagcctgagctcatgacctgagccaagatcaggagtcagacatttaatggactgggacacccaggcaccccaacatttgtAATCTTTATGAAGATTATAAagatagtttatttttcacttacgGAAGCCGGTTCCATAAATAGTTACATAGTGCCTGTTTTGTGCCAGCTATCGTCTAGGCTGTCCAAATGTTTATATGAGTAAAAcagaaatggttttatttatcatTGTGTTTCCAGTAACGAGAAAAACTCTCCATGTCTGTGGTGGAGGTTGTAACCTAGAGTACTGTGCTGTTCGAATTTGCTTTTTTGAACATGCTTTAAAtctgtaaaaaatacaaaattttaattctaatatttagAAACTCTTTCACCATTTTGTAGCCCCTCTCCAAAAATGCAAAACTGATAGTTTTAGAATACTTACCTACATATTCACAGAAAATCCTatgaaggaaacattaaaaagtttccATTAAAATCACCTTTCTTTCTTACCTGATCTAAAAGTAGCAAAGGATCTTCAGTGGAACAGACACAGCGTCACCTGCAGCACCCCGCTCGCCGGTCCACCCTGTGGCCTGATTCCCAGGGAGGGTCTGTCACCCTGATGGGGACTCGGTGCCAGGTGGGGGAGGTGGTGCTGTTTGTGTGGGTCACATTCCTCATCAGCTGAACCTCAGTATGTTTAAATGCAGAACATGATCTTCTTATGGATAAGCTAGGTCGCAAATGAACTTGAGGTCATTCCACGCATCAACCAAGATGCAGTTACAGAGACTGAATCTGCCTTCCTACCTTAACTAATCAAAACTCAGACAAAGCACACAACACAACAGTTTCAGATACTTGGGTATCGCATGTCCTAGGACAGTGATTTCTGACAGAGGAAGCAAATGAGGTGACCCTGTGATTGCCCCAACTTACGATCTTCAGAGCTCCCGGGCCAGGGAGCAGAAAGGGAGGCCAGTGGTCTACAGAATTGAGGAGACACACCTGGTGGCAGCATAAGGACAAGGTGGATGGCATTCACGGGGCAGAGGACTGGGGGAGAGCACAGGACAAGAAGGGTCTGCAGagaccccccaccaccaccccggAGTTGTGTCACGAATGCATGCCTGGGAAAGAAGCCCTGGAAAGCAGAGAGGAAGCCcgaacccacccccacccttcccccagtGCCGGAACGACTGGTTCCCAAAGCCAGAGAATTCACAGGGCGACAAGTAGAGTCCTCAGAGGGTGTTGCCTGCGGGTGGGGAGAGTCTAGCCCTACACTGCCTGCCAGCCCCACCCATCCACGGGCCCAGCGGAGAGTGGCTCTCCAAGCAGTGCAGCCACATCCCACAGCCAAGGTCAAGGATAGTTGCAGGAGTACATACACACGAGGTGTAAAATTCACAACAGCTGGTATCTAAtccagaaataaactgaaaaacactgTCCATAATAAggaatttcaggggcgcctgggtgcctcatttggttgagcgtccaacttcagctcaggtcatgatctcacggtttgtaggttcgaaGCTCCACGTTGGGTTGCCCTGATAacacgcagagcctgcttcagattctctgtccccacccctctctctgccctttcccagcttgtgctctttaaaaaaaaaaaaaaaaaaaaaaaaaaaaaaaaaaaaaatttttaaggacttAACATTGctactttattttaatatgaaatttattgtcaaattggtttccataccaaaaaaaaaattttttttttaaattccatcagTTGAAATcaactaaagaaaataatagtgGTATGCCAGGCCTAATAATGCAGGAGCGTGAAGGATGCCACAAATTCCACCTGGGGGCGTCTTTGAGCTTGCCGAGTAGACACCATTAACAAAGCTCACCCTCCTAAATTGAAAAATCTATGGACGAGAGATTATCACTGAGATTAAATGGTGGCAGACATGTCCAGGGAACATTGCGGGGGTTCAGTCCCTTCATGAATCTTGGGAAAGATGGACGTGTGGAGATGGCAACTAGTGGGGGGCAGAACGACATTGGAATGGTGGTAATTCCAGGAAATTGTGTCATCCTGTTAGAAGCCTTGGAATGAGCACTGTCAACCACGGGTGTGTTATGGAAGAAACCAGTGGCTTCCACGTGTCCCCTCTCCGTAGCTCCTACTATATAAACATTTTCCTACTATATAAAAATCAGGTTGTGCATTTTCATATTGAACTTTCTGGTTCAATAAACTTCTGTAATAGTCAAAAAAGTAATAACAGTGGTAGGAATTAGCAGACATGGACGTTAAAACAGTTATTATAATTATACTCCATATGCTCCACATTCAGTGGAGATATAAACAATAaaagataggggcacctaggtggcgcagtcggttaagcgtcggacttcagccaggtcacgatctcgcggtccaggagttcgagccccgcatcgggctctgggctgatggctcggagcctggagcctgtttctgattctgtgtctccctctctctctgcccctcccccgttcatgctctgtctctctctgtcccaaaaataaataaacgttgaaaaaaaaaattttttttaatttaaataaataaataaataaataaataataaaagataaatttctagaGACAAAAACTCAAGGTCTTAAGATGAAAAGTATATCAGACAACTAACAGACTAGAAACTACAGTCAGAAATATTAGTGAATTTGAACACGGATAGAAACTCAGCAAAGCGAAACAATAaagaagaatcttaaaaaaaaaaaaaaatccaaaaaagcaTCAGTGAGCTGTGGGACAAGTACCCACGGCCTTGCATCCACACAATTAGAGTCCCAGAGAGGGGAGTGtaagaaatactagaaaaaaCAGTGGAAACTTTCCTGATTCGATGAAGACTATAAACCTACATACATATCCAGGAAATTTAACAGACCTGAAGTACAAGAAATCTGGAGAAAACTGCACCAAGACACATGACAATCAAATGCCTGAAAGTTGCTTAGAAAGAACTTATAAACCTTAG
This window contains:
- the LOC125171153 gene encoding small nuclear ribonucleoprotein G-like — translated: MDERLSLRLNGGRHVQGTLRGFSPFMNLGKDGRVEMATSGGQNDIGMVVIPGNCVILLEALE